A single region of the Erythrobacter sp. HL-111 genome encodes:
- a CDS encoding ABC transporter permease — protein sequence MSLATGARPRLSSLEAAWVIARRDFVAVLFSRAFLFFLLGPLFPLIVGGLAGSIGSEVQREAVSVEIGLAMGEADNAAMIAARDRLRPQLGRAIPHLVPVPESGEPGFEPHAFLEQRRGNYAAILAGSPEAPRLVGTEPQVARWQGPVGLVAASATSAAPSAFPEVAREFVATSGASERSNRIRTAQAAQMLLFLLTMLLAGMVLSNLVEEKANKIIEILAAAIPMDAVFMGKLFAMLGVSFVGIGVWAMVGWGLWSLGGDAVGAATGSDPSGLPAPAVGWALFVALGVAYFSMAYLLLGALFLTIGAMANTVREVQTLSMPVTMMQLMVFFLAAYTITQPGSSLELAALVFPLSSPFAMLARAAMDETLWIHAAALAWQALCVLALVKAGSMLFRKRVMKSGGAGREKRRPWRPRNAPARLAEPAE from the coding sequence ATGAGCCTCGCAACCGGCGCAAGGCCGCGCCTCTCCAGCCTCGAAGCCGCCTGGGTCATCGCCCGGCGCGATTTCGTCGCGGTCCTGTTCAGCCGCGCCTTCCTCTTCTTCCTGCTCGGCCCGCTTTTCCCGCTGATCGTCGGCGGGCTCGCCGGGAGCATCGGGAGCGAGGTGCAGCGCGAGGCGGTGAGCGTCGAGATCGGCCTTGCCATGGGCGAAGCCGACAACGCCGCCATGATCGCCGCGCGCGACCGGCTGCGCCCGCAACTCGGCCGGGCGATTCCCCATCTCGTCCCCGTGCCCGAGTCGGGCGAGCCGGGGTTCGAACCGCACGCCTTCCTCGAGCAGCGGCGGGGCAATTACGCCGCGATCCTCGCCGGTTCGCCCGAGGCCCCGCGCCTCGTCGGGACCGAGCCGCAGGTGGCGCGCTGGCAGGGGCCGGTCGGCCTCGTCGCCGCGAGCGCAACCAGCGCCGCGCCCAGCGCCTTTCCCGAAGTCGCGCGCGAATTCGTCGCCACCAGCGGCGCGTCCGAACGCTCCAACCGCATCCGCACCGCCCAGGCCGCGCAGATGCTGCTGTTTCTCCTGACCATGCTGCTCGCCGGCATGGTGCTGTCGAACCTCGTCGAGGAAAAGGCGAACAAGATCATCGAGATCCTGGCCGCTGCGATCCCGATGGACGCGGTCTTCATGGGCAAGCTCTTCGCCATGCTCGGCGTCAGCTTCGTCGGGATCGGCGTCTGGGCCATGGTCGGCTGGGGCCTGTGGAGCCTCGGCGGCGACGCGGTCGGCGCGGCGACGGGCAGCGACCCTTCGGGCCTGCCCGCCCCCGCGGTCGGCTGGGCGCTGTTCGTTGCCCTCGGCGTCGCCTATTTCTCGATGGCCTACCTGCTTCTGGGCGCGCTGTTCCTGACGATCGGGGCGATGGCGAACACGGTGCGCGAGGTGCAGACCCTGTCGATGCCGGTCACGATGATGCAGCTGATGGTGTTCTTCCTCGCCGCCTACACGATCACGCAGCCCGGCTCCTCGCTCGAGCTTGCCGCGCTGGTGTTTCCGCTGTCCTCGCCCTTCGCCATGCTGGCGCGCGCGGCGATGGACGAAACGCTGTGGATCCATGCCGCCGCGCTCGCCTGGCAGGCGCTGTGCGTGCTCGCGCTGGTCAAGGCGGGCTCGATGCTGTTCCGCAAGCGGGTGATGAAATCGGGCGGCGCGGGCCGCGAGAAACGCCGCCCG
- a CDS encoding ABC transporter ATP-binding protein, which translates to MAAGKSAGAAQDTRPLAIEARGLVKSFDGTRAVDGVDLSVPEGAIYGVLGPNGAGKTTTLRMLLGIIDPDEGVRRVFGHDRPHDIGRLIGYLPEERGLYPAMKAVEAIAFMGALRGLPLAEGRRRAAELLERHDLAHAADRTIRQLSKGMAQTVQLLGTLVHDPRLVVLDEPFSGLDAINQGKLEVLIRTLAEDGVTVIFSTHVIHHAERLCEGVAIIAGGKVPYAGSVEAARDRIPAQVRLETRAREGGWTAALPRDTRRVGDFFHFPLPESGIEPLLRQLIEGEAGILSLSIERAGLHDAFVAIAGEAAARQLAADSEGTAR; encoded by the coding sequence ATGGCGGCGGGCAAATCCGCCGGCGCCGCGCAGGACACGCGGCCCCTCGCGATCGAGGCGCGCGGGCTGGTCAAGAGCTTCGACGGCACGCGCGCGGTCGACGGCGTCGACCTTTCCGTGCCCGAGGGCGCGATCTACGGCGTGCTCGGCCCCAACGGCGCGGGCAAGACGACGACGCTGAGGATGCTGCTCGGCATCATCGACCCGGACGAAGGCGTGCGGCGCGTGTTCGGCCACGATCGCCCGCACGATATCGGCCGGCTGATCGGCTACCTTCCCGAGGAGCGCGGGCTCTATCCCGCGATGAAGGCGGTCGAGGCGATCGCATTCATGGGCGCGCTGCGCGGCCTGCCGCTCGCCGAGGGGCGCAGGCGCGCGGCGGAGCTGCTCGAACGCCACGACCTCGCCCATGCCGCCGACCGCACGATCCGCCAGCTCTCGAAGGGCATGGCGCAGACCGTGCAATTGCTCGGCACGCTGGTGCACGATCCGCGCCTCGTGGTGCTGGACGAGCCGTTCTCCGGCCTCGACGCGATCAACCAGGGCAAGCTCGAGGTGCTGATCCGCACGCTGGCCGAGGACGGCGTGACGGTCATCTTCTCGACCCATGTCATTCACCATGCCGAACGCCTGTGCGAAGGGGTCGCGATCATCGCAGGGGGAAAAGTGCCCTATGCCGGCAGCGTCGAGGCCGCGCGCGACCGCATCCCGGCGCAGGTCCGGCTCGAAACCCGCGCCCGCGAAGGGGGCTGGACGGCCGCCCTGCCGCGCGACACCCGCCGGGTGGGCGATTTCTTTCACTTCCCCCTGCCCGAATCGGGGATCGAACCCCTGCTGCGCCAGCTGATCGAGGGCGAGGCGGGCATCCTCTCGCTCTCGATCGAGCGCGCGGGGCTGCACGATGCCTTCGTCGCGATCGCGGGGGAGGCCGCCGCGCGCCAGCTCGCCGCCGACAGCGAAGGAACCGCCCGATGA
- the queG gene encoding tRNA epoxyqueuosine(34) reductase QueG, protein MVKPPVSTIAPETLESRIAAKARELGFVACGFAGAEEDPVRAARLEQWLGEGLHGTMEWMETRLHHRRSPRALWPQARSVIALGMSYAPGHDPFALEDVGDRARVSVYAQGKDYHDIVKKRLKALARWLVAEEEGCEVKVFVDTAPVMEKPLGEAAGIGWQGKHTNLVSREHGSWLFLGAIYTTLDLAPAEPHRDSCGSCRACLDVCPTGAFPAPYRLDARRCISYLTIEHKGPVPEDLREGMGNRIYGCDDCLAVCPWNKFASQAAAMREFLPRPELVAPRLAELLALDDAGFRALFSGSPIKRIGRDRFVRNCLYAAGNSGDAALADPCEALTEDPDPVVAEAARWALRKLRAGP, encoded by the coding sequence ATGGTTAAGCCGCCGGTAAGCACGATCGCGCCGGAAACGCTCGAATCGCGCATCGCGGCCAAGGCGCGCGAGCTCGGCTTCGTCGCCTGCGGCTTCGCCGGTGCCGAGGAGGACCCCGTCCGCGCCGCGCGGCTCGAGCAATGGCTGGGCGAGGGGCTTCACGGGACCATGGAATGGATGGAGACCCGCCTCCACCACCGGCGTTCGCCCAGGGCGCTGTGGCCGCAGGCGCGCAGCGTCATCGCGCTGGGCATGAGCTACGCGCCCGGGCACGATCCCTTCGCGCTGGAGGATGTCGGCGACCGCGCGCGCGTCTCGGTCTACGCGCAGGGCAAGGATTACCACGACATCGTCAAGAAGCGGCTGAAAGCGCTCGCCCGCTGGCTGGTGGCCGAGGAGGAGGGGTGCGAGGTCAAGGTCTTCGTCGATACCGCACCCGTCATGGAAAAACCGCTGGGCGAGGCGGCGGGGATCGGCTGGCAGGGCAAGCACACCAACCTCGTCAGCCGCGAGCACGGCAGCTGGCTGTTCCTCGGGGCGATCTACACCACGCTCGACCTTGCCCCCGCCGAGCCGCACCGCGATTCCTGCGGCTCCTGCCGCGCCTGCCTCGACGTGTGCCCGACCGGCGCTTTCCCGGCGCCCTATCGATTGGATGCGCGGCGCTGCATTTCCTACCTCACGATCGAGCACAAGGGTCCGGTGCCCGAGGACCTGCGCGAAGGGATGGGCAATCGCATCTACGGCTGCGACGATTGCCTTGCGGTGTGCCCGTGGAACAAGTTCGCTTCGCAAGCCGCGGCCATGCGCGAATTCCTCCCCCGCCCCGAACTGGTCGCCCCGCGCCTCGCCGAACTGCTCGCGCTCGACGATGCGGGGTTCCGGGCGCTGTTTTCCGGTTCCCCGATCAAGCGGATCGGGCGCGACCGGTTCGTGCGGAACTGCCTCTACGCCGCCGGGAACAGCGGCGATGCGGCGCTTGCCGACCCCTGCGAAGCCTTGACGGAGGATCCCGACCCGGTCGTGGCCGAGGCGGCGCGCTGGGCGCTGCGAAAGCTCAGAGCAGGTCCTTGA
- a CDS encoding NAD(P)/FAD-dependent oxidoreductase: MNERDEPPASADVVIVGTGHGGAQVAIALRQQGHEGSILMIGRDTSPPYERPPLSKEYLAGEKGFERIMIRPEKFWADKRIDLALGRGVTAIDPIRHEVTLSDGGKVGYRKLIWSGGGDPRRLSCPGAGLKGVFYVRDRRDADAMMAALAAETTGEPKKAVVIGGGYIGLEAAAVLRKLGCEVMLVELQKRLLARVAGEELSRFYEEEHRRQGVDVRLGTGVEEILGEEAGRVTGVRLSGGEEVSCDMVVVGIGIVPAVAPLIAAGAAGSNGVDVDFCCRTTLDDIYAIGDCAAHANPYAGSAVIRLESVQNAHDMANTVARAIMGEKEPYDALPWFWSNQYDLKLQTAGLSLGYDETVLRGDPATRRFTVVYLKEGRPIAFDCVNTMKDYVQGRKLLEQGVEKVDRALLADPEIPLKDLL, encoded by the coding sequence ATGAACGAAAGGGACGAGCCGCCCGCGAGCGCCGACGTGGTGATCGTCGGCACGGGGCATGGCGGCGCGCAGGTCGCGATCGCCCTGCGGCAACAGGGACACGAGGGTTCGATCCTCATGATCGGGCGCGACACCTCGCCGCCCTATGAGCGACCGCCCCTGTCGAAGGAATATCTCGCAGGGGAAAAGGGCTTCGAACGGATCATGATCCGGCCCGAGAAGTTCTGGGCGGACAAGCGGATCGACCTCGCGCTCGGCCGGGGCGTGACCGCGATCGACCCGATTCGGCACGAGGTGACGCTCTCCGACGGCGGCAAGGTCGGCTATCGCAAGCTGATCTGGTCGGGCGGGGGCGACCCGCGCCGCCTGTCCTGCCCGGGCGCGGGACTGAAGGGCGTGTTCTACGTGCGCGACCGGCGCGATGCCGACGCGATGATGGCGGCCCTCGCCGCCGAAACCACGGGTGAGCCGAAAAAGGCGGTCGTGATCGGCGGCGGCTATATCGGGCTCGAGGCGGCGGCCGTGCTGCGCAAGCTCGGCTGCGAGGTGATGCTGGTCGAACTGCAGAAGCGCCTGCTCGCGCGCGTGGCGGGCGAGGAATTGTCGCGCTTCTACGAAGAGGAACACCGCCGCCAGGGCGTCGACGTGCGGCTCGGCACCGGGGTGGAGGAAATCCTCGGAGAGGAGGCGGGCCGCGTCACCGGCGTGCGCCTTTCCGGCGGCGAGGAAGTGTCGTGCGACATGGTGGTGGTCGGCATCGGCATCGTCCCCGCGGTCGCCCCGCTGATCGCGGCCGGAGCGGCGGGATCGAACGGGGTGGACGTCGATTTCTGCTGCCGCACCACGCTCGACGACATCTACGCCATCGGGGATTGCGCGGCGCACGCCAATCCTTACGCGGGCAGCGCGGTGATTCGCCTCGAATCGGTCCAGAACGCGCACGACATGGCGAACACCGTCGCCCGCGCGATCATGGGCGAAAAGGAGCCCTACGACGCCCTGCCCTGGTTCTGGTCGAACCAGTACGACCTCAAGCTCCAGACCGCGGGCCTCAGCCTCGGCTATGACGAAACCGTGCTGCGGGGCGATCCCGCGACTCGCAGGTTCACGGTCGTCTATCTCAAGGAGGGCCGCCCGATCGCCTTCGACTGCGTCAACACGATGAAGGACTACGTGCAGGGGCGCAAGCTGCTCGAACAGGGGGTCGAAAAGGTCGACCGCGCGCTGCTGGCGGACCCCGAGATCCCGCTCAAGGACCTGCTCTGA
- a CDS encoding NAD-glutamate dehydrogenase domain-containing protein, which produces MSTSPAGTRANSAPSDLARVLAGRLGASVLPGDTPLEGGELDEAAAFLLGTAAEREPERAAICIESATNGRRRLRIAIVNDDMPFLVDSIAATLTAQGVSIDRLVHPVIAVERASDGTLTGLDGAGAGHKESFVYIETPRVDARHRRDLLAELRRTLGDVRAAVGDWRAMQAAIRADAERIARGESGSGPSHHEATDLLHWLNRGMLTQLGHLTRHRDGSEDEVLGICRASAREILAEMSYERAFAWFDEGDAAGEPRPLLVIKANRLSNVHRPAPLDLFIVPRREDGKVAAISIHAGVWTSAALASPPQDVPVLRASLARVTEELGFDPAGHAGKSLVHAFTTLPHDLMVAFRHEDVFRLTTAMMSLMDRPRPRLVLVPSPLARHVFAFVWLPRDTISTDVRTRIQALLTQEPGTALLDWSLKVEGSQLALMQFLLDTRASRNPPDAAAIEANLEDLLRGWGDAVETHLAESEEPGRAPAIAARYAPAFPPGYRSDYGPAEAARDIARLRALTAEDDTAIDQPLRDVRLYRLETDLPGSLRLKIYYTRGQLALSDAVPALENFGFRVVTEIPTMLAGGALGTIHDFTLDLPAGADAADLLARCDAIEAAIAEVLNGRAENDAFNRLVMGTALSAREANWLRAIYRYLRQTGMGFTIYTVVDALEAAPDVTRAMIDLFLARHDPAFAGDRKEACEEADRVFAAGLAKVSAINDDRLLRLYRAVIDACLRTNAFAPAAEAALAFKIDSALVPNLPRPLPWREVFVYSARVEGIHLRAGPVARGGLRWSDRRDDFRTEILGLMKAQKVKNAVIVPTGAKGGFYPKCLPSPVNDREGWAAEGQAAYEIFIRTLLSVTDNIEDGDVVHPSQVVITDGEDPYFVVAADKGTARFSDVANGIAQARDFWLDDAFASGGSNGYDHKAMGITARGGWVSVQRHFLEMGIDVQSDPVRVAGCGDMSGDVFGNGMLLSKAIKLVAAFDHRHIFLDPDPDPAASWAERQRLFDLPRSSWDDYDRTLISGGGGVFSRDLKRIALTDEVRAMLGLEEAEIEPDALISAILKAEVDLIWFGGIGTYIKAANENHITVGDPANDALRVDASDVRAKVIGEGANLGATQAGRIEFALGGGRINTDFIDNSAGVDCSDNEVNIKIALAAAMKAGRLTREERNALLGEMTDEVAGIVLEDNRLQALAISVAEAAGPDQTASYVRLIERLEELGDFDRRTQGLADGETLIRRASDGQGLTRPELAVLLSSTKLALQDAIEASDLPDDPALEDTLIAMFPRPMQERFAEEIRTHRLRRELIATEIANRMVNRLGLLVAFELAEEEGASLGAIAKAFVAVDRLFGCTALWERLDTAEVSEATRLMLFDRTAHALRAQMADLLRAGAARQSASELARELEPGVRALTEATGTVLVGEARQRAERMRAELEGAGADEDLALAVVHLFAMDGAVGLARLARKTGVAVLDLTEAFTGLGMRLGLDWAQGMAALMEPSDVWERLLVAGLARDFQQMRLDFLRRLVRRKNGADGIVAAVESWADDNTAAIRRFRSVVERAQAHPPVSPAILAQIASQARNLLDP; this is translated from the coding sequence GTGTCCACGTCCCCCGCAGGAACCCGCGCGAATTCCGCCCCGTCCGACCTCGCGCGGGTGCTCGCCGGACGGCTCGGCGCGTCGGTCCTGCCGGGCGACACCCCGCTCGAGGGCGGGGAGCTCGACGAAGCGGCGGCCTTCCTGCTCGGCACCGCGGCCGAGCGCGAGCCCGAACGCGCCGCGATCTGCATCGAATCCGCCACCAACGGGCGCCGCCGCCTGCGGATCGCGATCGTCAACGACGACATGCCCTTCCTCGTCGATTCGATCGCGGCGACCCTGACCGCGCAGGGCGTGAGCATCGACCGGCTGGTCCACCCCGTGATCGCGGTGGAGCGCGCTTCGGACGGCACCCTGACCGGGCTGGACGGCGCGGGCGCGGGACACAAGGAAAGCTTCGTCTACATCGAAACGCCGCGGGTCGATGCGCGCCACCGCCGCGACCTCCTCGCCGAACTGCGCCGGACACTAGGCGACGTGCGCGCGGCGGTCGGCGACTGGCGCGCGATGCAGGCGGCGATCCGCGCCGATGCCGAACGGATCGCGCGCGGGGAGAGCGGCAGCGGGCCGTCCCACCACGAGGCGACCGACCTGCTCCACTGGCTCAACCGGGGGATGCTGACCCAGCTCGGCCATCTCACGCGGCACCGCGACGGGAGCGAGGACGAAGTGCTCGGCATCTGCCGGGCGAGCGCGCGCGAAATCCTCGCCGAAATGTCCTACGAACGCGCCTTCGCGTGGTTCGACGAAGGCGATGCGGCCGGCGAACCGCGCCCGCTGCTGGTGATCAAGGCGAACCGCCTGTCGAACGTTCATCGCCCCGCCCCGCTCGACCTGTTCATCGTGCCCCGGCGGGAGGACGGCAAGGTCGCCGCGATCTCTATCCATGCGGGCGTGTGGACCAGCGCCGCGCTCGCCTCGCCGCCGCAGGACGTGCCGGTCCTGCGCGCCTCGCTCGCGCGGGTGACGGAGGAACTGGGATTCGATCCCGCGGGCCATGCCGGCAAGTCGCTGGTCCACGCCTTCACCACCCTGCCGCACGATCTCATGGTCGCCTTCCGGCACGAGGATGTCTTCCGCCTGACGACCGCGATGATGAGCCTGATGGACCGCCCGCGCCCGCGGCTGGTGCTGGTCCCCTCGCCGCTCGCCCGGCACGTCTTCGCCTTCGTCTGGCTGCCGCGCGACACGATCTCGACCGATGTGCGGACGCGAATCCAGGCGCTGCTGACGCAGGAGCCGGGCACGGCGCTGCTCGACTGGAGCCTCAAGGTCGAGGGAAGCCAGCTCGCGCTCATGCAGTTCCTGCTCGACACGAGGGCGAGCCGCAATCCGCCCGATGCCGCCGCGATCGAGGCCAATCTCGAGGACCTGCTGCGCGGCTGGGGCGACGCGGTCGAAACCCACCTTGCCGAAAGCGAGGAGCCGGGCCGCGCGCCCGCGATCGCGGCGCGCTATGCCCCGGCCTTCCCGCCGGGCTATCGCAGCGACTACGGCCCGGCCGAGGCCGCGCGCGACATCGCCCGGCTGCGCGCGCTCACGGCGGAGGACGACACGGCGATCGACCAGCCGCTGCGCGACGTGCGGCTCTACCGGCTGGAAACCGACCTGCCGGGATCGCTACGGCTCAAGATCTACTATACCCGCGGCCAGCTCGCCCTGTCGGACGCAGTCCCGGCGCTGGAGAATTTCGGCTTCCGCGTGGTGACCGAGATCCCGACCATGCTCGCGGGCGGGGCGCTCGGCACGATCCATGATTTCACGCTCGACCTGCCCGCGGGCGCGGACGCGGCTGACCTGCTCGCCCGGTGCGACGCGATCGAGGCGGCGATCGCCGAGGTGTTGAATGGCAGGGCGGAGAACGATGCCTTCAACCGCCTCGTCATGGGCACGGCGCTGTCGGCGCGCGAGGCGAACTGGCTGCGCGCGATCTACCGCTATCTGCGCCAGACCGGCATGGGCTTCACGATCTACACAGTGGTCGACGCGCTCGAGGCCGCGCCGGACGTGACGCGCGCCATGATCGACCTGTTCCTCGCCCGGCACGATCCCGCCTTCGCCGGGGACCGCAAGGAAGCCTGCGAGGAGGCCGATCGCGTGTTCGCCGCGGGGCTTGCCAAGGTTTCGGCGATCAACGACGACCGGTTGCTCAGGCTCTACCGCGCGGTGATCGACGCGTGCCTTCGCACCAATGCCTTTGCGCCCGCAGCGGAAGCGGCGCTCGCCTTCAAGATCGATTCGGCGCTCGTCCCGAACCTGCCAAGGCCGCTGCCGTGGCGCGAGGTGTTCGTTTACAGCGCGCGGGTCGAAGGGATCCACCTGCGCGCCGGCCCGGTCGCGCGCGGGGGCCTGAGGTGGTCCGACCGGCGCGACGATTTCCGCACCGAGATCCTCGGCCTGATGAAGGCGCAGAAGGTCAAGAACGCCGTGATCGTTCCCACCGGGGCCAAGGGCGGCTTCTATCCCAAGTGCCTGCCTTCCCCGGTGAACGATCGCGAAGGCTGGGCGGCCGAGGGGCAGGCGGCTTACGAGATCTTCATCCGCACGCTGCTGTCCGTTACCGACAACATCGAGGACGGGGACGTGGTCCATCCCTCGCAGGTCGTCATCACCGACGGGGAGGACCCCTATTTCGTCGTCGCCGCCGACAAGGGCACGGCGCGCTTTTCCGACGTCGCCAACGGCATCGCGCAGGCGCGCGACTTCTGGCTCGACGATGCCTTTGCCTCCGGCGGGTCCAACGGCTACGACCACAAGGCGATGGGCATCACCGCGCGCGGCGGCTGGGTCAGCGTGCAGCGGCACTTCCTCGAAATGGGGATCGACGTGCAGAGCGATCCCGTGCGGGTCGCGGGCTGCGGCGACATGTCGGGCGACGTGTTCGGCAACGGAATGCTGCTGTCGAAGGCGATAAAGCTGGTCGCCGCGTTCGATCACCGGCACATCTTCCTCGATCCGGACCCCGACCCGGCGGCAAGCTGGGCCGAGCGCCAGCGCCTGTTCGACCTGCCCCGGTCGAGCTGGGACGATTACGACAGGACGCTGATATCCGGGGGCGGCGGGGTATTCTCGCGCGATCTCAAGCGGATAGCCCTGACCGACGAGGTTCGCGCAATGCTCGGGCTGGAGGAGGCCGAGATCGAGCCCGACGCGCTCATCTCCGCGATCCTCAAGGCCGAGGTCGACCTCATCTGGTTCGGCGGCATCGGCACCTACATCAAGGCGGCGAACGAGAACCACATCACCGTCGGCGATCCGGCGAACGACGCGCTGAGGGTCGATGCGAGCGACGTGCGGGCAAAGGTCATCGGCGAGGGCGCCAATCTCGGTGCGACGCAGGCGGGAAGGATCGAATTCGCGCTCGGCGGGGGGCGGATCAACACCGATTTCATCGACAATTCCGCCGGGGTCGACTGTTCGGACAACGAGGTCAACATCAAGATCGCGCTCGCCGCGGCGATGAAGGCGGGCCGCCTCACCCGCGAGGAACGCAACGCGCTCCTGGGCGAGATGACCGACGAGGTCGCGGGCATCGTGCTGGAGGACAACCGGCTCCAGGCGCTCGCCATCTCGGTGGCCGAAGCGGCGGGGCCGGACCAGACCGCGTCCTATGTCCGCCTGATCGAACGGCTCGAGGAGCTCGGCGATTTCGACCGCCGCACGCAGGGGCTGGCCGATGGCGAGACCCTCATTCGCCGGGCGAGCGACGGGCAGGGCCTCACCCGCCCCGAACTCGCCGTGCTGCTGTCCTCGACCAAGCTCGCGCTGCAGGACGCGATCGAGGCGAGCGACCTGCCCGACGATCCGGCGCTCGAGGACACCCTGATCGCGATGTTCCCGCGCCCGATGCAGGAGCGTTTCGCCGAGGAGATCCGCACCCACCGCCTGCGCCGCGAGCTGATCGCGACCGAGATCGCCAACCGGATGGTCAACCGGCTCGGCCTGCTGGTCGCGTTCGAACTGGCCGAGGAGGAGGGCGCGAGCCTCGGCGCGATCGCCAAGGCCTTCGTCGCGGTCGACAGGCTGTTCGGTTGCACCGCGCTGTGGGAACGGCTCGACACCGCCGAGGTGAGCGAGGCGACCCGCCTGATGCTGTTCGACCGCACCGCCCATGCCCTGCGCGCGCAGATGGCGGACCTGCTGCGCGCGGGCGCGGCGCGCCAGTCGGCGAGCGAGCTGGCGCGCGAACTCGAACCCGGGGTGCGCGCGCTGACCGAGGCGACGGGCACGGTGCTGGTCGGCGAGGCGCGCCAGCGCGCCGAACGGATGCGGGCCGAACTCGAAGGCGCGGGCGCGGACGAGGACCTCGCCCTGGCGGTGGTGCACCTCTTCGCGATGGACGGCGCGGTCGGCCTCGCCCGGCTGGCGCGCAAGACGGGGGTCGCGGTGCTCGACCTGACCGAGGCCTTCACCGGGCTCGGGATGCGGCTGGGGCTCGACTGGGCGCAGGGCATGGCGGCGCTGATGGAGCCGTCCGACGTGTGGGAACGCCTGCTCGTCGCCGGGCTGGCGCGCGATTTCCAGCAGATGCGGCTCGATTTCCTGCGCCGGCTGGTGCGGCGCAAGAACGGCGCGGACGGGATCGTCGCGGCGGTGGAAAGCTGGGCCGATGACAACACCGCCGCGATTCGCCGCTTCCGCTCGGTCGTCGAGCGGGCGCAGGCGCACCCGCCGGTGTCCCCCGCGATCCTCGCCCAGATCGCCAGCCAGGCGCGCAACCTGCTGGACCCGTGA
- a CDS encoding LLM class flavin-dependent oxidoreductase — protein sequence MTRFSVLDLVPVREGGTLGEAFAATTALARAAEAAGCRRFWVAEHHAMEGIAGGATSVVLAHVGNATRTIRIGSGGIMLPNHTPFQIAEQFGTLDALFPGRVDLGLGRAPGAGPELQRALRRNLHQAAEHFPQDVLELRALLTGEVDLPIVATPGLGAQVELWMLGSSLFGASLAARLGLPYAFAAHFAPDHLDAALDLYRRDFRPSDALERPHVMVAMNVFCAPTTAEARLLASSQQQSFVRLRTGNPGRLPPPVEDYADTLPAPARAMLDHLGQAAATGTPGEVRAGVDAFIRRTGADEIMLCGATYDPEARIRSLELTMDALEPADAA from the coding sequence ATGACCCGGTTTTCCGTCCTCGACCTCGTCCCCGTCCGCGAAGGCGGGACGCTGGGCGAAGCCTTCGCGGCGACCACCGCCCTCGCCCGCGCCGCCGAGGCCGCGGGATGCAGGCGGTTCTGGGTGGCCGAACACCACGCGATGGAAGGGATCGCGGGCGGGGCGACCTCGGTCGTGCTCGCCCATGTCGGCAACGCGACCCGCACGATCCGGATCGGTTCGGGCGGGATCATGCTGCCCAATCACACCCCGTTCCAGATCGCCGAACAGTTCGGCACGCTCGACGCGCTCTTCCCGGGACGGGTCGATCTCGGCCTCGGCCGCGCGCCCGGGGCGGGTCCGGAACTGCAGCGGGCCTTGCGCAGGAACCTCCACCAGGCGGCCGAGCATTTCCCACAGGACGTGCTCGAACTGCGCGCCCTGCTGACGGGCGAGGTCGACCTGCCGATCGTCGCCACCCCCGGCCTCGGCGCGCAGGTCGAGCTGTGGATGCTCGGCTCCTCGCTGTTCGGGGCGAGCCTCGCCGCGCGGCTCGGCCTGCCCTATGCCTTCGCCGCCCATTTCGCGCCCGACCACCTCGACGCCGCGCTCGACCTCTATCGCCGCGATTTCCGGCCCTCCGACGCGCTCGAGCGGCCGCACGTCATGGTCGCGATGAACGTCTTCTGCGCGCCCACCACCGCCGAGGCGCGCCTCCTCGCCTCCAGCCAGCAGCAGAGCTTCGTGCGGCTTCGCACCGGCAATCCCGGCAGGCTCCCGCCGCCGGTCGAGGACTATGCCGATACGCTCCCCGCCCCGGCGCGCGCGATGCTCGACCACCTCGGACAGGCCGCCGCCACGGGCACCCCGGGCGAGGTGCGCGCCGGGGTCGATGCCTTCATTCGGCGCACCGGGGCGGACGAGATCATGCTGTGCGGCGCGACCTATGATCCCGAAGCCCGCATCCGGTCGCTCGAACTGACGATGGACGCGCTCGAACCGGCCGACGCCGCCTGA